From Tautonia marina:
GGGACAAGGGGCCCGATTGCTGGCTCGGATTCAGCGCGATGACCCTGCGTATGAAGACCTCACGACGTACTACTTCGGGGATACCGACCCGGCACACTACGGCGTCATCGGCACGCGACACGTCATCGACGCCGGAGCGATTCAGCCCGACTTGCCCGATCAGTTCGCGCCAACCACCCGGTTCGTCGCCGTCTCCGCGTCGCTGCAACACGGTCCGTGGGGACCGGACCATTACTTTCGGGTCCTCGACGGAATCACCCCCGATCGCTTAACCGACGACGGGACAATTGCCATCTATCGCCTCGATGCGATCTCCACCGAACCGGGCCAATCCCGCTCAGAACAGGTCGCGACCACGGGTCAGACGATCCTCCAACCCATCGGCGAGTTCAGCGATGTGCCTGACGACACTCGCGGCATCGGTCTCGTACGCCATCTCGGGGGTGAGGTTTCGGATGACGACGTAGTATTCTTCTCCTCGAAGCACCTTGATCGCAAAGTGCCCTTCAACCGTCACGGCGTTGAGCTTCAGCAAGGTCGGGCTGTCTCGATGGTTGGCCGGGCCGCAGACCGAAACCAAAGCGATGATCGGCCTCCCGTCGCGATCCGACCCGACATAGCCGACGTAGACCGCCTGCCGACGATCCGAAGCCATCGGCACGACCAGGCGATAGCCGTGCCCAGCCGGGTGGACCTCATACCCACTCCGTGAGGCGAAGTCCTGGATCACCCGAGAGGTATCCGGATCGGCCGGATCAGGCACCTCGTACGGGCCGAGCGCTTCCTGCGCCGCTTCGGCGTCGGGCTCGACCGTGCCCAGCGGCAGACCGCAACTCTCGCAGAACCGAGCCGAGGCGTGATTCTCGGAGGTACACCGGGCGCAATAAATCGTGGTGAACGACATGGGAGGGCGCTCCGAAAGGTTGCGCCCCTTGCCAGGCCAAGGGCGCGGGACCGACACCTTTCAGGATAGCCCCCTCAGGTCGGCGATCGCCACCCCTCGGCGTCCCGGTCGGCGCAGGAACACGGTCCGATCGGGCCACCCCGATCAGACCGTGACCAGGCTCCGACGCAACGCCGAATCACCAAATTGAATGATATCAACGAGACATCTTCATGGATTTCAGCATTGCCCGAAACGCAGGGCCGGCCTCCTGAATCGTCTTGTCGGGGCCGACGAGCTTGAAGAAATATCCGGTGCGGGCCGTGGGGTAGATCCCGCCGATCAGGCGGAAGTTCGGTTCATCGACCGGCGTCGGGATCTGGGTCCGGTAGCGTCCGGCAGCCTCGACCAGGGTAATCTCGGCATCGCCAACCTTGATGGTCTCGGTCTTGATGTCGGGGGGAGAGCCGTCTTCGGTGGAGAACTGCTGCTGCCAGCGCTGGACGTTCATCTGCACCGTGCCGGCACCACCGGGAAAGGCAAAGAGGACGAGTTCACCCGGCTTCTCGTCTCCGTCCACCGGCGGTACGGCGATCTCCAGCAGGCGCATCTGGCTCCGGGGCTGATTGACCTTCCAGGAGGCAGGAACCTCGAACGAGAGACCACCGGCCTTGACCGTCTGCGTTTCGTCTGTGTTGGCGTCCTGGGCCTGCAAGGCCGGAACGAAGGCGAGCGTCAGTCCCATCGAGGCGATGGTCCCTAGGATCAAGCGATTCACGGTGCGGACTCCCTGAGAGCGATCGGTGCGGAACACGAGAGACATGGATGCGGGTCGGTCTTGAGCGACCGACCCGGCTCCCGAGCCGTATTGTACGCAAACGACCGCCCCGGACTCCACCGGGGGCCCCCACTTGCTAGCGCCCTCCCGCTGCGTCCGGCATGGCTCGCCCGGCGACGATGATCTCGTCGCCTCCACTCAGATGAGGCTCGTGAGCCAGGTGGGAGTGGCCCTCATCGTGGACGTGGTAGATCGTTCGGTGGGGGAACGGAATCGAGATGCCCAGCTCGTCGAACGTGTTCTTGAGCCGTCGGAGCAGCTCTCGCTTCACGGTCCACTGTTGCAGCGGACGCGTCTTGATAAAGAACTTGATGACCACGGCCGAGTCGGCAAAGGCATCGACCCCGAGCATCGTCGGATCCTCAAGAATGAGCATCCGATACTGCGGGTCCTGCCGCAATTCCTTGCCGACCTGCATGATCACGTCCATCACCCGGTCGACGTTCTCCTTGTAGGCGACACCGACCTCAAACAGCGCACGGGACCAGCCGTGCGTCATGTTCGTCACCTTGGTGATCTCGCCATTGGGGATGAAATGGACGCATCCTTCCAGGTCGCGCAAGACCGTCACCCGCAAGGTAATGGCCTCGACCTGACCGGCGATCCCTTGAATCCGGATCACGTCGTTGAGTTTGTACTGGTTTTCCAGAAGGATCACGAACCCGTAAAAGAAGTCTCGTATCAAGTTCTGGGCACCAAAGGCGATTGCCAGGCCCAGTACGGCCGCACCGCCCAGCAACGGCCCGACCGGCACGCCCAGTTCCTGGAAGATCATCAGGATGCCCCCGACCACCACCGCGACCGACGCGGCGTTGTCGAAGACCCCCACGAGGGTCGAAATCCGGTGCTCCTTTTCCGCCGTCGTTCCGCGCTGGCCCCGCTGGCTCATCAGGCTGACGATCCGACGGCTGATCAGGCGAGAGCCCCAACGGAGCAAGAGCATCCCGACAATGATCGCAACGATGTTCACGCCATGACGCAGTGTCCAGTTGATGAGATTCTCTGGCGCGAATGGGTTTTCCATTCGCTTCAGCGTTGATTCCGCCTCGGAAAACTGCGAGCGGGCCGTTTCGGCCCGCCAGCGGGCGAGCTGAAGTTGCGAGGCGATCTCGCTGCGCTCGGCTTGAAGGCGGATGATCTCGTCGCTGTGCTGGCGGGATTCGGCGCGAGCCTGGAGAAGCCGGCGCTCGTTCTCTCGAATGCGGCCTTGCAGCTCACGGAGTTCGCCGCCATTGGCGCCGCCGAACAGCTTGTCCTGGTAGTCGCGGGCCAGTTCGGTTCCGCTGGCTTCGGCGTTGTCGATCGTGCGACGTGCGGTCTCGAGAACCTGCTCTTCGTTGCGGATCTGGTCATCGAGGGTGCGAAGACGCTCGGTCAGTTCGACGACCTCGGATTCCGCCTGTTCCAGCAAGTCGGCCGAGGTCTGGGCGGCTTCTCGGGCTTTCTTGAGCTTTGGATCGTTCGGGTTGGGGCCGAAGGTGGGTCGGACGGCCAGTTCCTTTCCGGCGGCACCAGCCATTTCCTCAAGATTCGGAAGCCCGGGGATCGAGGCCGCAGGCTCGGCCGCGGGGGCCTCCGGCTCCTCCGCGGCTGCCGGAGCCGAGGGGGGCGCGGGTTCGGCCGGGGCGGTCGCCGGCTCGGGGGTTTCCGGAGTCGGCGCGGGCTTGGGCTGCTCGCCCAGCAATCGCTTGAGGGCCTGATCGCTCTGGCGGAGCTTCGTTTCCAGGGTGGCGATCTGTTCGTTGAAGGTCTTCAGGGACGTGGCGGCCAGTTCCCGACGTTCATCGGCCAGGGCTCGGGATCGAGTCAGGGCTTCGAGGTCCTCGGCAATCTCCTCGGTGGGCAGCTCCTTCTGCTGGCGTTCGGCCAGTTGCTCCGAGAGCTCGCGGTGCTGCTGATCAATGGTCCGGAACTCGTTATTAGCCTGGTCAACCTCGGATCGGGCTGTCTCGACCTCGATCCGGAGTGCCTCCAGACGCTTCGTGTCCTCGGCAATCGAGGCCGAGAGCTGGGCGATTTGCTCGGCGGGGTTCGAGGGGGGGGGAGACCCCAGGGCGGGCACCGGTGCAGCAGGGGTTGCCTCGGTGGGGGCCTGTTCGGCCGGGGGGGTTGATTCGGTGGACTCGGCGCGAGTCGGCATCAGCGGGCCGAACGCCCACCAGGCCAAGAGGACTACCAGGATCTGGACGCGAGCCATGCGCCGGGCCTCCTTGCCGCGGTCGAGGTCAGGAATCCGGGGTCGGAGAGGAACCCCCGACGAAGGGATGGCCCGAGCCGGTTGGGATCGCTCGGGCCGGGCCTCCATCATCGGGTTCCGACCGATTGCGTCAACGTCAACCGAGGGTAACGACCACCCGGGCCAGCTCGTGAGGGGTCAGGTCGAGCTGGACGGCGTCTCCCTGGACGGAGAGCTCGACGATCCGCTCGTCGTGGAAGTCGGTCTGACGGGCGGAGACGGGCTCGCGGAACAGCCGGAGCTTGCAGCGAACCGAGCGGCCCCCGGTTTCGAGCAGGTGGAAGGCCAGGCCGCGCCCCTCGCCACCGTCGAGGATCACCGGCTCAACCCGCGTGACGGCCACCGATTTGGCGTCGAGGTGGAAGAACCAGCCGGCCGGGCCCGATCGCGGCGGGCCTCCGGTCGTCGGCACGAGGGCCGGGGGAGAGAGCAGGTCGAGCGCTGCCTGGAAGGGGTGCTCCAGGTCCAGCGCGATGCCCAGCCTGAAGGTCCGCTCCGACTCCCGACCCGCGACGAGCAGGGTATCGAGCATCCGCTGACCGTGCCGCTGGTGGTGAGCCAGGCCGCCGAAGAGGAGGGCGGTATGCTGGCGACGGGCGGTGATGTCGAGGACCTCGGCCGTCTCGGGCCGATCGGCGGTGGTGGACTGAAGGCCGAGCAGGGAGGAACGCCGGAGGGTGGCGTTGGCGTCGGGCCAGGCCCATCGGCTGGCCAGATATTTCGACCAGGCGGGACCATTGGCGATCGAGGCCAGCCAGGTCTCGTCGAGGTCGGACAGCTCGATCTCCATCTCCAGCACGGGCCGACCGCTCCAGAGGCGGAAGCGCTGGCGGAAGGAGGCGAGCGGCTGGTCCTCGATCGGGTGGAGGATCTGGCCGGTGGAAACGGCCTGGACGAGGGCCGGGCCACCGTACTCGACCTCGACCGACGAGGCTTTCATCCGGCTGTGGCGGAGTTGTCCTTTCTTATCGGTCTGGCTGATGCCGGCGATGACGAGCTGCTGGCCGAGGCGGGGCTCGTCGTCGTTGGCTCCCATCAGGGAGCGGAGACCGCCGGTCGCCTCGTCGATCTCCAGGCGGAGCATCTCGTTGCGGAGGACCCGGCCTCGTGCGTGGACCGTCTCGGACATCCCCGCAGGCTGGACGGATGAGGCGGGGTTGCGAGGAATCCAGGCGTAGCCGAACCCGGCCAGAGTAACGACCGCCTCGGTCCCCTTGGCCGTGAACTGGGAGGCCCGGACGGGGCCTTCGCTGGGCGGAGGGTTGGGGGTGTCGGGCAGGACGACCGAGACGCGGCGGGGGATCGAGAGGGGGTTGAGGATCAAGGCCCCCCCCTGCTCCGCCCCCTCCGAGCCGTTCCCCTCGGGCTCGCCGGTCGGGGGAACGACGCGGCGGGCAGCCTCGGCGGACCATTGGGATTCGAGCGCGGCGATGGCGGCCTCGGCCTCGTCGAGCATGCCGGTTTCGAGCAGGCGCTCGGCCTCGGTGATGGCGGAGGCCCCGGCCGGGAGCGGCCCCTCCTCGTCGGGCAAGGGGGCGCCGACGAAGTCGAGCGAGGCGGCCAGCGACCGGAGGCTTTCGACCAGATCGAGCCGGGCTCGAAGCCTTAAGTGCCTGGCACGACGACCGATCGGGCTCGGGTCGCCCTTGGAGACGGCCTGCTCCAGGTAGGGGGTGGCGTACTGGTCGAGCTTCGGGCGGAGGACCTCGTACGGCCGATCGGTCAGGTGGAAGTAGTCGCCGATGGTGGCCCAGCGGGCGAGGACGGGGGAGTAGAGGGCCGATCGTCGCAGGTCGCGGAACCACTCGGTCACCTGATCCGGCCAGTGAACGAGGCCGAGGGTGGCCACGTGATCGTCCCGCATCGAGCGGGCCATCTCCCAGGCGAGGGTCAGGGCGGTCGCGTTACGGTCGGCGGCCAGCGGGGGTCGGGTCAGGGATTCGAGGTTGGCTCCTTCGGGAGACTCCCAGAGCCGTTTCGACTCTCGGGAGACGGGGAAGGTGCCGTCGTCGAAGGCCAGATGGAGGGCGTAGCGGAATCCGAAGCGCTTGGCGATCTGGGGGCGCATCGGGTAGAGGGCGAAGCGGCGGCCGGCGAGGGTCTCGACCGTGCGGTCGTCGAGGTGCTGGCGGTAGGTCGAGGCCCCTTCGCGGAACTGCCAGAGGATGGTTTCGACCGGCCGAAGCCCCTCGCCCGTCTCGGCGAAGGGGCCGCCGATGACATCGGCCCAGCCTTCGTCGATTGCGGCGCGGAGGCGGGCGATGTCGTCCGGGTTCTTCTCGGCGATCGCCGCGACGGCCTGGGCAGGGGCGAGGATCGTGAACGGGGTGCGGGCCTCCAGGGGGTCGGTCAGGGCGTCGGCGGGGGACGCAGCGTCGAGCAGGTGCAGATCGACCACGAAGGAATCGACCGGGTAGTAGCGCTCTCGGGACTCGGTGAGCAGTTCGAAAGCGGCCCGCAGGCGGTTGGATGCGCCGGTGGCGTCGCCCGATTGCCAGGCCCTGGCTCCGCCGATGACTTCTCGGGAGAGGCTGGCGGCATCGAGGCAATCGACGTGCTCCATGCCGATCGTCAGGTCGCGGACCCACCAGCGAGCGGAACCGAGGGCGTAGAAGTCGAGGACGGTCGGATCGTCGGTCGAGCCGAGGTCGGCGCCGGGTTCGAGGGCTTCGAGGATGAGGCGGGCCAGGCCATCCCGATCCGATTCCCCGGCCTCGATAGCCAGGACCGGAACGCCGATCTCCGACGCCTGTTCCCGATAGCCGTAATTGACGTGACCAACCCCCCTTCCGGCGATCAGGCGGACCTCCCCAGGAGCGGGGACGCCGGGGGCATCGACATCCTCGACGATCGGGATCTCGTCGAGTCGGGCGAGGATGTTCGGGTGCCAGGCGGCGGAAACGGCCGACCAGACGATGAGGGCCTCGGCCTCGTCGATCGGGTCTTCGGGACGCCGTCCGCTGTCGGCGATCATGACCACGACGCGGCGCTTCGGCCCGGTCGGCTCTGGCTCGGCAGGCGGGGCAGGCTCGGTCTGTTCGAGGGGCTGTCCCTGCTCCTCCTCGGGCGGGAGGTCCGACGCCGAGGTGTCTTCGCCGTCGAGGGTCGGGGCGATCGATTCGACGGTCGTCCCTTCCTCGGGCTCGCCGGGGGGGGTGGTCGGGGTGATCGGGTTCGGGTTGGGGTCGTCCGGAGATTGCTCGGGGTCGGTCGCCATCGCGGGATCGCCTTGCTCGGTCGGAACGGGACGCGGTGCGGGCTCGCGCCGGGCGAGCGGGACACGAGCCGCATCATACCAGACCGATCGGCCCCGATGCGCCAGGGGTGCGCCCCTTGGTGCGCGGTTGGTGCGCTCGGGCACGCTCGGGATCTCACGAAGCAAGGCGATCAAGGGAAAGGGGTTGCGGCGATCGGCTTCGGTTCGTTTCGGGAATCGGTCAGCGGAGAAAGGAGCCACGGATGGAACACAGATGAAACACGGATGGGAAGGGAGTGGGAAGGGGGTGACGATCGAACGGGGGGCCATTGGTGCGCGGACGGTGCGCCGGAGAGACGCGGGAGGAAACGAACGGAAGCCGTTAGATTGAAAAAAGTTCTGATAATCGAGCGCGATTCGTTTCGGGCACTGTCGCATCGGCGGGAAGAGCGGGTTGACAGTTCGCCAGCTCGACACGCCATTTTTCGGCGCGGACAAGCCACGCAATCGCAATGACTTGCGTCGATCATGTGCCGAGTTTCGGCACCGAAAACTGTCAACCCGAAAATGGACCGTAACAGCCCGAATGCGACAGTGCCTTCGTTTCGGGAATCGGCGCGCGGAAGCAGGATCCACGGAGGAAGCACGGAAGAAACACGGATGGGAGGGGAGTGGGAAGGCGAGAAAGAACCGGCGATGCGCGTGTGGTGCGCCGAGCCGCGCGCGGACGGTGCGCTGGTGAGCAAAGGGGGAGGATTGCGGCAAGTGGATTAAGGAAAAGGAATTCAGGCGATTCGCCGAGGTTCGTTTCGGGAATCGGGCGCGGAACGTGGCGAAAGTGCGTGACGAAGACGACCGACGACCTGCGCGGAAGGGGCACAGAGGGGTAGTGAGGTCGGCAGAGAGGCAGGGCGACACCATGGGGGGCGCTTCCGGCGTGGGGCTCCCTCGGGTCAGTTTCGTGGGATCGAGACGGACGGGGGGGTCGGGCGAGGTCCTCGACCTTATCATCGGGAAAATTGGCAGGGGTAGTCACCCAATCGGGAATTCGGGGGGACGGGAGTCCCGTAGGGTGTGTCGAGTCCGCGAAGACACACCTCCCAGGGCCAGGGAGCGGGGGAACCGGGCTGATGCTACGGCACGGGTTGGTGAGACGTTTCAGGCGGAGGTCAGTTGCCCGGGCCACTCGCGGGCCTGTTCCCGAAGCCTACTACCCCTCCGGCACCCGGAGGGCATTCCGGCTGATGCAGACCACATTCGCTTCAGGTACAGAGATTCAGTCAGTAGTAGTAACCACTCGATAAATAGCACCAGCGATTTCTTCAATCGCATCAATCGCTTCTTGAACGATCTCTTCATCTATTGGCCAGCGAGCTCCTGGCGAGCTGGGGTCCATATCGGCCTCATGGGCAATCTTATTCCTGCGATCAACGATGAGTGCTAAACGATTCTTCGCCGACTTAGAGTCTATCTCCAGCAGGTCGGCGACTTCCTTCCAAAGCTCTTTGCCGCAGAAGAGACGAATCGCGTCGGCCACCTTGTCAGGCTGCTGGAAACTTAACCAGCCATGTTGACGCCTGATCTCTTCTTCCAGCCATTGCGTGCTAGACGGGGTAGAGACGACCTGGAGGACATTGTCCATCAGAACGGAGAAACGCCTAAAAGCATCTGTTCTCGGGCGAGCATTTTGGTAGATCTCGACCATACCGACCCTAGCAATTTCATGGATGAATGCGTCGAACGCGCTAACTGCCGAGACAATCGCTGCTCGCAGGATGTCCGTTAGATCCAGCGCCGGTGCCGTCGTCGCTTTCAGGGTAACGTAGAGCCCCCTTAGGTCACGAGCCCGGGCCAAATTCGCAACTAGTTGATTATGTGCCGACTGCATCGCTAGTCAGCTCGACCACCATCTCACCCAACTTGTTGAAGATCGCTTCGAACATGTTCTTCGATTTAAGAGTCCTTTCCAGGACGACGCCCGTCAAGCCGATCTGCTGGTCGGTGAGTTGATAAACTGGCACTTGGTGCTCCTGGGACTTGGCGATGAGGCTGTTAAATTCTGATACGCTTGCGAGACAATAGTCCTTTTCAATACCCTGCTGACGATACTTTTGATCGTCAAGCATCATTTCCTCACGGCGTAGCATAGGCACAAACTTCTTTCGCACGGTCGAATTGATCTCATCGATCCACTTTTGGAATCCCATGGCGGGTGTACCGCTCGACGGTGCACCAAGCTCTTCCTCGTCGTGGCCAGCTTGGACCCTGATCCGGTATTTCTGAATGATTGTGCCAAGGAACTTAGGGATCGTCGTCGGAAGCGGATACGTTGCGTCGCGAAAGACGCTCATCGAGCTCGCTTGCCGAGCCCACGCTCTCCACCGAGGGAAGACAGTAGTGAGAGAGTCAATGGCCATGACCGAAAAGTAATCAGGGCTGGCAGGCACGATGAAAAAATCACTTGTCATAACCAGATTTTGATTAATGGAACTCAGGCTCGGGTTCAGGTCGATTAAAATGAATTCCGCCCGATACCTCTGGCCTGTCTTTTCTAGCAGATAGGAGAGCGACCCAGGTAGATTCTGAAGTGTTTGAATAGTACCCGACAACTCTTGTGCCATCCCGAGACTCACCTCATACTCCGACAGCCGGATGTGACCGGGGAGTAGGAAGAGGTTGGTATTTCCCTCGACAGGAACGCATTCGATTGCCTCGATTTCTTTAGGTCGCGACTCGAACGCGGGCGACAATCCGGCTCGGATGTTGCGCTGAGGCTGATTCTCATAGAATGACTCGAACTCGTTTTGCCCCTTGTACCCGAGGACCAGCCCTGACAGGTTGCATTGTGGGTCGGCATCTACCATCACTACGCGATGCCCCTTGGAAGCTAACATCCAACCAAGATTGAAGGTCGTTGTAGTTTTGCTGACGCCGCCCTTGTGATTAAACAATGCAATACGCTTCGCTCGACTGACAGCCTTGTCAACCGCGGAGGGTTTCGGTCTGGTTCGAGTTGCCATCGACCACCCAGTCAATAGTGAAAGCAGTGAGAGCTACTAATCGATCAATAGAGTATAACGACTAGTTCGCTGCAGACCACCAACCTGCCGGCGGGTGTGGCTGGGGCCATCCTGACCCCCAGCTTCGTAGGGTCCGCTGTGTGGACCTCCGTTGGGAACGCCGAAGCGGAGCTCCACACAGTAGAATTTGCGAGGCTGACCGGGGCATTTCGTTCGTGCCCCTGACCGGTCGAGCGGGTACGATCGGCCCATTGACCTTATCGAAGCCGCGGTTCTCCTGGGGAGGGGTATGATGACTCGGATCTGTATCGCGGGGCTGGTGGCGGTGGTCGGGCTCGTCGCGATGGCCGGGGAGGCAGGGGCGGGAGAGGAAGGAGGGAGGTATGCGATCGTCGTGAGGAGGGAGGTGGCGGAAGGTCCGTGGGGCAAGGTTGTTGGGGCGCTGGAAGCGAAACACGGCGGGAAGGTGTTCGCCTACGACGAGTCGCCGGAGGAGGTCCGCGACCGGGTGGGGGCGTATCACCCGAGGTATGTGTGCTTCGTTTGCGAGCCGACCGAGGATTTCCCGGAATTTGCCCTGGTGGCGAATGCGTTCTGTCGGAACCTCGACGATGATCCGTATGTGGATGCGATCTGGGGAATCCTGACCGGGTTCGACGAGGAGCATGCGCTGGAACTAGCATCGGCGGAGCCGGTGGTGATCCGGAATGCGTTTACGAAGACCCTCGGGGCCTGGCTGGACTGGGTGCCGGAGGGGACGTATGTGACGGAGTGGACACGCGACCGGGGCGAGCTGGGTGAGAAGACGCCGGGCGAGCCGTTCACGCTCTCCTCCGGAGGGCCGACCAGCGACGCGGAGGACGCCCGGCACGTTCATGGGCTGCTGTCGGAGGATGAGTTCGACCTGATCATCGGGTCGGGCCACGGGGGACATCATAACTGGATGC
This genomic window contains:
- a CDS encoding glycosyl hydrolase family 38 encodes the protein MPERTNRAPRGAPLAHRGRSVWYDAARVPLARREPAPRPVPTEQGDPAMATDPEQSPDDPNPNPITPTTPPGEPEEGTTVESIAPTLDGEDTSASDLPPEEEQGQPLEQTEPAPPAEPEPTGPKRRVVVMIADSGRRPEDPIDEAEALIVWSAVSAAWHPNILARLDEIPIVEDVDAPGVPAPGEVRLIAGRGVGHVNYGYREQASEIGVPVLAIEAGESDRDGLARLILEALEPGADLGSTDDPTVLDFYALGSARWWVRDLTIGMEHVDCLDAASLSREVIGGARAWQSGDATGASNRLRAAFELLTESRERYYPVDSFVVDLHLLDAASPADALTDPLEARTPFTILAPAQAVAAIAEKNPDDIARLRAAIDEGWADVIGGPFAETGEGLRPVETILWQFREGASTYRQHLDDRTVETLAGRRFALYPMRPQIAKRFGFRYALHLAFDDGTFPVSRESKRLWESPEGANLESLTRPPLAADRNATALTLAWEMARSMRDDHVATLGLVHWPDQVTEWFRDLRRSALYSPVLARWATIGDYFHLTDRPYEVLRPKLDQYATPYLEQAVSKGDPSPIGRRARHLRLRARLDLVESLRSLAASLDFVGAPLPDEEGPLPAGASAITEAERLLETGMLDEAEAAIAALESQWSAEAARRVVPPTGEPEGNGSEGAEQGGALILNPLSIPRRVSVVLPDTPNPPPSEGPVRASQFTAKGTEAVVTLAGFGYAWIPRNPASSVQPAGMSETVHARGRVLRNEMLRLEIDEATGGLRSLMGANDDEPRLGQQLVIAGISQTDKKGQLRHSRMKASSVEVEYGGPALVQAVSTGQILHPIEDQPLASFRQRFRLWSGRPVLEMEIELSDLDETWLASIANGPAWSKYLASRWAWPDANATLRRSSLLGLQSTTADRPETAEVLDITARRQHTALLFGGLAHHQRHGQRMLDTLLVAGRESERTFRLGIALDLEHPFQAALDLLSPPALVPTTGGPPRSGPAGWFFHLDAKSVAVTRVEPVILDGGEGRGLAFHLLETGGRSVRCKLRLFREPVSARQTDFHDERIVELSVQGDAVQLDLTPHELARVVVTLG
- a CDS encoding HEPN domain-containing protein, which encodes MQSAHNQLVANLARARDLRGLYVTLKATTAPALDLTDILRAAIVSAVSAFDAFIHEIARVGMVEIYQNARPRTDAFRRFSVLMDNVLQVVSTPSSTQWLEEEIRRQHGWLSFQQPDKVADAIRLFCGKELWKEVADLLEIDSKSAKNRLALIVDRRNKIAHEADMDPSSPGARWPIDEEIVQEAIDAIEEIAGAIYRVVTTTD
- a CDS encoding mechanosensitive ion channel domain-containing protein, which translates into the protein MARVQILVVLLAWWAFGPLMPTRAESTESTPPAEQAPTEATPAAPVPALGSPPPSNPAEQIAQLSASIAEDTKRLEALRIEVETARSEVDQANNEFRTIDQQHRELSEQLAERQQKELPTEEIAEDLEALTRSRALADERRELAATSLKTFNEQIATLETKLRQSDQALKRLLGEQPKPAPTPETPEPATAPAEPAPPSAPAAAEEPEAPAAEPAASIPGLPNLEEMAGAAGKELAVRPTFGPNPNDPKLKKAREAAQTSADLLEQAESEVVELTERLRTLDDQIRNEEQVLETARRTIDNAEASGTELARDYQDKLFGGANGGELRELQGRIRENERRLLQARAESRQHSDEIIRLQAERSEIASQLQLARWRAETARSQFSEAESTLKRMENPFAPENLINWTLRHGVNIVAIIVGMLLLRWGSRLISRRIVSLMSQRGQRGTTAEKEHRISTLVGVFDNAASVAVVVGGILMIFQELGVPVGPLLGGAAVLGLAIAFGAQNLIRDFFYGFVILLENQYKLNDVIRIQGIAGQVEAITLRVTVLRDLEGCVHFIPNGEITKVTNMTHGWSRALFEVGVAYKENVDRVMDVIMQVGKELRQDPQYRMLILEDPTMLGVDAFADSAVVIKFFIKTRPLQQWTVKRELLRRLKNTFDELGISIPFPHRTIYHVHDEGHSHLAHEPHLSGGDEIIVAGRAMPDAAGGR
- a CDS encoding ParA family protein, which gives rise to MATRTRPKPSAVDKAVSRAKRIALFNHKGGVSKTTTTFNLGWMLASKGHRVVMVDADPQCNLSGLVLGYKGQNEFESFYENQPQRNIRAGLSPAFESRPKEIEAIECVPVEGNTNLFLLPGHIRLSEYEVSLGMAQELSGTIQTLQNLPGSLSYLLEKTGQRYRAEFILIDLNPSLSSINQNLVMTSDFFIVPASPDYFSVMAIDSLTTVFPRWRAWARQASSMSVFRDATYPLPTTIPKFLGTIIQKYRIRVQAGHDEEELGAPSSGTPAMGFQKWIDEINSTVRKKFVPMLRREEMMLDDQKYRQQGIEKDYCLASVSEFNSLIAKSQEHQVPVYQLTDQQIGLTGVVLERTLKSKNMFEAIFNKLGEMVVELTSDAVGT